A single window of Solanum dulcamara chromosome 5, daSolDulc1.2, whole genome shotgun sequence DNA harbors:
- the LOC129890808 gene encoding probable inactive receptor kinase At5g58300, which translates to MLSRAFVTKHQIRRNFNDHEENSCRSMSIYEYEEFIIGFKQDVPLVFFDENNDPNRNHGKSVAHPCEPRLTLKEVLRASGGVMGESHLGMTEKIVLLKGKICALKRFRKVVIKKNEFGRRIEKFARVSRDCKQLVPITAYLYSKRIKFVVCDYYPMGSLADLLAGARDLGQTALEWKQRLKIIACIANGIAFIHSQYPPKDQKDIQLNVHGNVKASNVMINMDFSACLSDYGFAQLAERTEFSDTWQKNPPPLDDQYAYCELLSQKTDVYNFGIILLDILGRQGMKKEEMGNGEFEFFVQGKERKQVYNLLNIAMKCIDSDLESRPTMKQIVIYLGDVLRAKNYSN; encoded by the exons atgtTATCAAGAGCTTTTGTCACTAAACACCAAATTAGAAGGAACTTCAATGATCATGAAGAAAATAGTTGCAGATCAATGTCAATCTATGAGTATGAGGAGTTCATTATAGGATTCAAACAAGATGTTCCTCTTGTATTTTtcgatgaaaataatgatcCTAATCGTAACCATG GTAAATCAGTCGCTCATCCTTGTGAGCCAAGATTGACACTAAAAGAAGTGTTGAGGGCATCAGGTGGAGTCATGGGAGAGAGTCATTTAGGGATGACTGAAAAAATTGTGCTTTTAAAAGGGAAAATTTGTGCTTTAAAAAGATTTAGAAAAGTGGTTATAAAAAAGAATGAATTTGGGAGAAGAATTGAGAAGTTTGCTAGGGTTAGTAGAGATTGCAAACAACTTGTTCCAATCACAGCTTATTTATACTCAAAGAGGATCAAATTTGTTGTTTGTGATTACTATCCCATGGGTAGTCTTGCTGATTTACTTGCAG GAGCAAGGGATCTAGGTCAAACGGCACTAGAATGGAAACAACGTTTAAAAATAATTGCATGCATCGCTAATGGCATTGCATTCATTCACTCTCAATATCCCCCAAAAGATCAAAAGGACATACAACTTAATGTCCATGGCAATGTCAAGGCATCTAATGTcatgatcaacatggattttAGTGCATGTCTTTCTGACTATGGCTTCGCGCAATTAGCTGAGAGGACAGAGTTTTCTGATACCTGGCAAAAAAATCCACCCCCTCTTGATGATCAATATGCTTATTGTGAATTGTTAAGCCAAAAAACTGACGTGTAtaattttgggatcattttgtTGGATATATTAGGAAGGCAAGGGATGAAGAAAGAAGAGATGGGAAATGGGGAGTTTGAGTTTTTTGtacaaggaaaagaaagaaaacaagttTACAATTTATTAAACATAGCTATGAAATGCATAGATAGTGATCTAGAGTCTAGGCCTACAATGAAACAAATAGTAATTTACCTAGGAGATGTATTGAGGGCGAAAAATTACTCAAATTAA
- the LOC129890149 gene encoding uncharacterized protein LOC129890149, whose product MKEGNRKNKNASSSPRRTRPVHPSGPDSRPSGSLHNRLSPPPSVSALDREIFTEELGLFEIPPKTNPRSFSYRVKQQCWEKAEKVKGRDPDRWRRDPLGNTVFRKLVGCPGCLCHDYDHIIPYSKGGESTLENCQVLQATVNRSKGNRTDISKAELIQRSSYCRVSGRDMDLLELSAYGNVRHGQDSGGCKIQ is encoded by the coding sequence ATGAAAGAAGGCAATAGGAAAAACAAGAATGCATCTTCCTCCCCAAGAAGAACCCGACCCGTTCATCCATCAGGACCCGATTCTAGACCTTCGGGTTCTCTCCATAATAGGCTATCTCCTCCCCCCTCAGTGTCGGCGCTTGACCGCGAAATCTTCACTGAAGAGTTGGGATTGTTTGAAATTCCCCCCAAGACCAACCCAAGAAGTTTTTCGTATAGGGTGAAGCAGCAGTGTTGGGAGAAGGCGGAGAAAGTAAAGGGAAGAGACCCGGACCGATGGCGCCGAGACCCTTTAGGGAACACTGTCTTTCGGAAGCTTGTGGGCTGTCCCGGTTGTCTATGCCATGACTATGACCATATTATTCCCTATTCTAAGGGTGGAGAAAGTACATTAGAGAATTGTCAAGTTTTGCAGGCGACAGTTAATAGATCCAAGGGGAATCGAACTGATATATCAAAAGCTGAACTTATTCAGAGAAGTTCGTATTGTCGGGTTTCAGGTCGTGACATGGATCTTCTTGAACTTTCTGCCTACGGCAATGTCCGTCATGGACAAGATTCTGGGGGATGTAAAATTCAATGA
- the LOC129890148 gene encoding uncharacterized protein LOC129890148, translating into MSTQRASKRRRTVQKEEKEVEVNGSSKKKSPVVVFSHGAGAPSTSDWMIRWKDLLTKSLKAAEVVTFDYPYMSSGKRRAPPKAEKLVDFHSNIVKEVAAKYPGHPLILAGKSMGSRVSCMVAVDDIGASAIVCLGYPLKGANGATRDELLLQIDVPVMFVQGSKDGLCPLKKLEAVRKKMKCVNELYVIDGGDHSFKIGKKHLQLTESTQEEAEKLAVHAIATFVFNHVKEG; encoded by the exons ATGTCGACCCAAAGAGCTTCAAAGCGAAGACGTACAGTtcagaaagaagaaaaagaagtagAGGTGAACGGAAGTTCCAAAAAAAAGTCACCAGTAGTGGTATTTTCTCATGGTGCTGGTGCTCCTTCCACCTCTGATTGGATGATCAG ATGGAAGGATTTGTTGACCAAGTCACTGAAGGCTGCTGAAGTTGTGACCTTTGACTACCCAT ACATGTCTAGTGGAAAGAGGAGGGCTCCCCCCAAGGCAGAAAAATTGGTTGATTTTCACTCTAATATTGTCAAAGAGGTAGCTGCTAAATACCCTGGGCATCCGCTTATCTTGGCAGGGAAGTCAATGGGTTCAAG GGTTAGCTGCATGGTAGCTGTTGATGACATCGGTGCTTCAGCTATTGTTTGCTTGGGTTACCCATTAAAG GGTGCGAATGGTGCAACACGAGATGAGTTGCTGTTACAAATTGATGTACCTGTTATGTTCGTGCAG GGTAGCAAAGATGGGCTTTGTCCACTCAAGAAGCTGGAAGctgtaagaaagaaaatgaagtgTGTTAATGAATTATATGTGATAGACGGTGGTGATCACTCCTTCAAAATTGGCAAAAAGCACTTGCAGTTGACTGAGTCCACCCAAGAGGAAGCTGAAAAGCTTGCTGTTCATGCTATTGCAACTTTTGTTTTTAATCATGTGAAAGAGGGGTGA
- the LOC129888605 gene encoding subtilisin-like protease SBT2.5, whose translation MANGESELYFVFMNYDPEYERLRSKRKKKESYELDVYISKKHDELLANTFEPGSYIKRLSLVIVDGFAVEITEDQANVLRSAKEVRVVEKNQELA comes from the exons ATGGCAAATGGAGAGAGTGAACTTTACTTTGTTTTTATGAACTACGATCCTGAATACGAGCGTCTTCGATCCAAAAG AAAAAAGAAGGAAAGCTATGAACTGGATGTGTACATAAGCAAGAAACATGATGAGTTGTTAGCAAATACCTTTGAGCCAGGCAGCTATATAAAGAGATTGTCTTTGGTTATTGTTGATGGATTTGCTGTTGAAATCACTGAGGATcag GCCAATGTGCTTAGATCTGCAAAAGAAGTGAGGGTTGTGGAGAAAAATCAAGAGCTTGCATAA
- the LOC129890152 gene encoding probable polygalacturonase isoform X3, whose product MNRWVVSVFLCIIITLPLMNWSVVAEWETCSGIVPMQYRNDKISILDFGGVGDGRTLNTKAFKEAIFRIQHLKRRGGTLLYIPAGVYLTGPFDLTSRMTLYLARGAVIKATQDPSQWPLVDPLPSYGRGRERPGARYMSLLHGDGLHDVIITGENGTIDGQGDVWWNMWRQRTLQFTRPHLIELMNSRGIIISNVIFKNSPFWNIHPVYCSNVVIRYVTILAPADSPNTDGIDPDSSSNVCIEDSYISVGDDLVAVKSGWDQFGIAYGRPSHGITIRRITGSSPFAGIAVGSETSGGVVDVLAEHINLFNMGVGIHIKTNIGRGGMIRNITVSNVYMENTRTGIKIAGDVGDHPDENFNPNALPIVKGIKIKDVWGVKVLQAGLIRGLKNSPFSGICLSNIHLHGNPGPRNSIWKCSDVSGAAIQVSPSPCAELTSSQQTGACSTYF is encoded by the exons ATGAATCGGTGGGTTGTGTCAGTATTCTTATGCATTATCATCACATTGCCTCTGATGAACTGGTCGGTGGTGGCGGAGTGGGAGACATGCTCGGGGATAGTACCAATGCAATATCGAAATGATAAGATATCAATATTGGACTTTGGAGGTGTAGGAGATGGACGGACATTGAATACAAAAGCGTTTAAAGAAGCAATTTTTAGAATTCAACATTTGAAGAGGAGGGGTGGAACTTTGCTTTACATACCTGCTGGTGTATATTTGACTGGTCCATTTGATCTTACTAGTCGAATGACTCTTTATTTGGCCCGTGGTGCCGTTATCAAAGCCACTCAG GATCCCAGTCAATGGCCGTTAGTTGATCCATTGCCTTCAtatgggagaggaagagagCGACCTGGTGCAAGGTATATGAGCTTACTCCATGGAGACGGGCTCCATGATGTGATTATTACTG GTGAGAATGGTACTATTGATGGCCAGGGTGATGTTTGGTGGAATATGTGGAGGCAAAGAACTCTTCAGTTTACACGACCTCATCTCATTGAACTAATGAACTCCAGAGGCATAATCATTTCTAATGTCATTTTTAAGAACTCCCCCTTTTGGAATATCCACCCTGTTTATTGCAG CAATGTTGTTATTCGATATGTCACCATATTGGCTCCAGCTGATTCACCAAATACTGATGGAATTGATCCAG ACTCAAGCTCCAATGTCTGCATTGAAGATTCCTATATTTCAGTAGGGGATGACCTAGTAGCCGTAAAGAGTGGCTGGGATCAATTTGGAATTGCTTATGGTCGCCCTAGTCATGGCATAACCATCCGAAGGATAACTGGATCATCTCCATTTGCTGGAATTGCAGTTGGAAGTGAAACCTCTGGTGGTGTAGTGGACGTTTTAGCTGAGCATATAAATCTTTTCAATATGGGAGTTGGAATTCACATTAAGACAAACATTGGCCGAGGAGGGATGATCAGAAACATTACGGTCTCAAATGTCTACATGGAAAATACACGTACGGGGATTAAGATTGCAGGTGATGTTGGGGATCATCCAGATGAAAATTTCAATCCGAATGCTCTTCCAATTGTTAAGGGTATTAAGATTAAGGATGTTTGGGGTGTAAAGGTTTTGCAGGCTGGTTTGATTCGTGGTCTGAAAAATTCCCCTTTCTCTGGGATTTGTCTCTCCAATATCCACCTTCATGGTAACCCCGGACCGCGAAATTCCATTTGGAAATGCTCAGATGTTAGCGGTGCTGCAATTCAAGTCAGCCCTTCGCCTTGCGCAGAACTCACCAGCAGCCAACAAACTGGTGCATGCTCTACGTACTTCTGA
- the LOC129890150 gene encoding uncharacterized protein LOC129890150: MASVQCNKPTEQNINHVQSSTVCNKTSTPTSQLAVSNKTNTPISQKAVCNKTSTPTSQKAGSNKTSTPTIQKTNNENHSFADKMKEMTHKMFHREHHTQQGQKAHTQKGRQSVCHASCATHGTHANHTQHSANRTTTNGKKKMEGHCMPMRKNKQEKYKFSDSSSSSSDDSDNEKCGKKKN; the protein is encoded by the exons ATGGCATCAGTTCAATGCAACAAGCCCACTGAGCAAAACATTAATCATGTTCAATCCTCCACCGTGTGCAACAAGACCAGCACTCCAACTAGCCAACTGGCTGTTAGCAACAAGACCAACACTCCGATTAGTCAAAAGGCTGTTTGCAACAAGACCAGCACTCCGACTAGCCAAAAAGCTGGGTCCAACAAGACTAGCACCCCGACAATCCAAAAGACAAATAATGAGAACCACTCTTTTGCTgacaaaatgaaagaaatgacACACAAAATGTTTCACCGtgaacatcacactcaacaggGCCAGAAGGCACACACCCAAAAAGGACGTCAGTCTGTCTGTCATGCGTCCTGTGCAACTCATGGCACTCATGCTAACCATACCCAGCATTCTGCAAATCGTACTACAACTAATGGAAAGAAAAAGATGGAAGGCCACTGCATGCCTATGAGGaagaacaaacaagaaaaatacaagttcAGTgacagcagcagcagtagcagtGATGACAGTGATAATGAAAAGTGTGGAAAGAAGAAG AACTAA
- the LOC129890152 gene encoding probable polygalacturonase isoform X2 — protein sequence MFPSTPKTMNRWVVSVFLCIIITLPLMNWSVVAEWETCSGIVPMQYRNDKISILDFGGVGDGRTLNTKAFKEAIFRIQHLKRRGGTLLYIPAGVYLTGPFDLTSRMTLYLARGAVIKATQDPSQWPLVDPLPSYGRGRERPGARYMSLLHGDGLHDVIITGENGTIDGQGDVWWNMWRQRTLQFTRPHLIELMNSRGIIISNVIFKNSPFWNIHPVYCSNVVIRYVTILAPADSPNTDGIDPDSSSNVCIEDSYISVGDDLVAVKSGWDQFGIAYGRPSHGITIRRITGSSPFAGIAVGSETSGGVVDVLAEHINLFNMGVGIHIKTNIGRGGMIRNITVSNVYMENTRTGIKIAGDVGDHPDENFNPNALPIVKGIKIKDVWGVKVLQAGLIRGLKNSPFSGICLSNIHLHGNPGPRNSIWKCSDVSGAAIQVSPSPCAELTSSQQTGACSTYF from the exons ATG TTTCCTTCAACCCCAAAGACAATGAATCGGTGGGTTGTGTCAGTATTCTTATGCATTATCATCACATTGCCTCTGATGAACTGGTCGGTGGTGGCGGAGTGGGAGACATGCTCGGGGATAGTACCAATGCAATATCGAAATGATAAGATATCAATATTGGACTTTGGAGGTGTAGGAGATGGACGGACATTGAATACAAAAGCGTTTAAAGAAGCAATTTTTAGAATTCAACATTTGAAGAGGAGGGGTGGAACTTTGCTTTACATACCTGCTGGTGTATATTTGACTGGTCCATTTGATCTTACTAGTCGAATGACTCTTTATTTGGCCCGTGGTGCCGTTATCAAAGCCACTCAG GATCCCAGTCAATGGCCGTTAGTTGATCCATTGCCTTCAtatgggagaggaagagagCGACCTGGTGCAAGGTATATGAGCTTACTCCATGGAGACGGGCTCCATGATGTGATTATTACTG GTGAGAATGGTACTATTGATGGCCAGGGTGATGTTTGGTGGAATATGTGGAGGCAAAGAACTCTTCAGTTTACACGACCTCATCTCATTGAACTAATGAACTCCAGAGGCATAATCATTTCTAATGTCATTTTTAAGAACTCCCCCTTTTGGAATATCCACCCTGTTTATTGCAG CAATGTTGTTATTCGATATGTCACCATATTGGCTCCAGCTGATTCACCAAATACTGATGGAATTGATCCAG ACTCAAGCTCCAATGTCTGCATTGAAGATTCCTATATTTCAGTAGGGGATGACCTAGTAGCCGTAAAGAGTGGCTGGGATCAATTTGGAATTGCTTATGGTCGCCCTAGTCATGGCATAACCATCCGAAGGATAACTGGATCATCTCCATTTGCTGGAATTGCAGTTGGAAGTGAAACCTCTGGTGGTGTAGTGGACGTTTTAGCTGAGCATATAAATCTTTTCAATATGGGAGTTGGAATTCACATTAAGACAAACATTGGCCGAGGAGGGATGATCAGAAACATTACGGTCTCAAATGTCTACATGGAAAATACACGTACGGGGATTAAGATTGCAGGTGATGTTGGGGATCATCCAGATGAAAATTTCAATCCGAATGCTCTTCCAATTGTTAAGGGTATTAAGATTAAGGATGTTTGGGGTGTAAAGGTTTTGCAGGCTGGTTTGATTCGTGGTCTGAAAAATTCCCCTTTCTCTGGGATTTGTCTCTCCAATATCCACCTTCATGGTAACCCCGGACCGCGAAATTCCATTTGGAAATGCTCAGATGTTAGCGGTGCTGCAATTCAAGTCAGCCCTTCGCCTTGCGCAGAACTCACCAGCAGCCAACAAACTGGTGCATGCTCTACGTACTTCTGA
- the LOC129890152 gene encoding probable polygalacturonase isoform X1 encodes MHITRSVYIWSYLFGISTAFFFPSTPKTMNRWVVSVFLCIIITLPLMNWSVVAEWETCSGIVPMQYRNDKISILDFGGVGDGRTLNTKAFKEAIFRIQHLKRRGGTLLYIPAGVYLTGPFDLTSRMTLYLARGAVIKATQDPSQWPLVDPLPSYGRGRERPGARYMSLLHGDGLHDVIITGENGTIDGQGDVWWNMWRQRTLQFTRPHLIELMNSRGIIISNVIFKNSPFWNIHPVYCSNVVIRYVTILAPADSPNTDGIDPDSSSNVCIEDSYISVGDDLVAVKSGWDQFGIAYGRPSHGITIRRITGSSPFAGIAVGSETSGGVVDVLAEHINLFNMGVGIHIKTNIGRGGMIRNITVSNVYMENTRTGIKIAGDVGDHPDENFNPNALPIVKGIKIKDVWGVKVLQAGLIRGLKNSPFSGICLSNIHLHGNPGPRNSIWKCSDVSGAAIQVSPSPCAELTSSQQTGACSTYF; translated from the exons ATGCATATAACAAGATCTGTGTATATTTGGAGTTATCTTTTTGGAATTTCAACTGCATTTTTT TTTCCTTCAACCCCAAAGACAATGAATCGGTGGGTTGTGTCAGTATTCTTATGCATTATCATCACATTGCCTCTGATGAACTGGTCGGTGGTGGCGGAGTGGGAGACATGCTCGGGGATAGTACCAATGCAATATCGAAATGATAAGATATCAATATTGGACTTTGGAGGTGTAGGAGATGGACGGACATTGAATACAAAAGCGTTTAAAGAAGCAATTTTTAGAATTCAACATTTGAAGAGGAGGGGTGGAACTTTGCTTTACATACCTGCTGGTGTATATTTGACTGGTCCATTTGATCTTACTAGTCGAATGACTCTTTATTTGGCCCGTGGTGCCGTTATCAAAGCCACTCAG GATCCCAGTCAATGGCCGTTAGTTGATCCATTGCCTTCAtatgggagaggaagagagCGACCTGGTGCAAGGTATATGAGCTTACTCCATGGAGACGGGCTCCATGATGTGATTATTACTG GTGAGAATGGTACTATTGATGGCCAGGGTGATGTTTGGTGGAATATGTGGAGGCAAAGAACTCTTCAGTTTACACGACCTCATCTCATTGAACTAATGAACTCCAGAGGCATAATCATTTCTAATGTCATTTTTAAGAACTCCCCCTTTTGGAATATCCACCCTGTTTATTGCAG CAATGTTGTTATTCGATATGTCACCATATTGGCTCCAGCTGATTCACCAAATACTGATGGAATTGATCCAG ACTCAAGCTCCAATGTCTGCATTGAAGATTCCTATATTTCAGTAGGGGATGACCTAGTAGCCGTAAAGAGTGGCTGGGATCAATTTGGAATTGCTTATGGTCGCCCTAGTCATGGCATAACCATCCGAAGGATAACTGGATCATCTCCATTTGCTGGAATTGCAGTTGGAAGTGAAACCTCTGGTGGTGTAGTGGACGTTTTAGCTGAGCATATAAATCTTTTCAATATGGGAGTTGGAATTCACATTAAGACAAACATTGGCCGAGGAGGGATGATCAGAAACATTACGGTCTCAAATGTCTACATGGAAAATACACGTACGGGGATTAAGATTGCAGGTGATGTTGGGGATCATCCAGATGAAAATTTCAATCCGAATGCTCTTCCAATTGTTAAGGGTATTAAGATTAAGGATGTTTGGGGTGTAAAGGTTTTGCAGGCTGGTTTGATTCGTGGTCTGAAAAATTCCCCTTTCTCTGGGATTTGTCTCTCCAATATCCACCTTCATGGTAACCCCGGACCGCGAAATTCCATTTGGAAATGCTCAGATGTTAGCGGTGCTGCAATTCAAGTCAGCCCTTCGCCTTGCGCAGAACTCACCAGCAGCCAACAAACTGGTGCATGCTCTACGTACTTCTGA